Genomic segment of Pseudomonas sp. DY-1:
GAAAGGTTTGGTGCGTGAATGGCTTCCACCAGTCCGTCTTCAGCGCGGGCGATGGCCTCGATGCCCTTGCCGAGGGTTTTCAGGCCCTGGCCGTGCAGCGAGTTCACCTGAATGGTGTCGGTACCCAGGACCTTGTGCAGCCAGCTGTTCTGAACCACACGCACGCTGTGCGCCGGGGCGTACTGGACGTCCACCGGATCTTCAGTGTTTTCGCGGTGGTCGTTGAAGCCGGGCTCGGCATAGACCTTCTGGTACATGTCGCCGCCCAGGGCGACGTTGATTTCCTGCATGCCACGGCAGATGCCGAAGATCGGCAGGCCGCGCTCGATGGCAGCACGAACCAGGGGCAGGTCGAAGAGGTCGCGATCCTTGTCCTGACCTTTCTCCGGCGTCAGGTTCTCCTGGCCGTAGAGGGTCGGGTCGATGTTGCTGCCGGCACCGGTGAGGTAAACGCCGTCAGCCATATCGAGGTACTGCTGGAGGTCTTCGGTGCCGCAGCAGGTGGGCACGAGGACCGGTACACATTCGGAGATTTCTACCAGCGGGACGATGTACTTGTGGGTCATCACCTGGTAGTCGTGGCCCTTGCGTTCCTGGGCGCCCATGGACATCAGGACGACCGGTTTACGAGTGGTCTGTTTCTTATTGCCAATGTTGCTGTTGGACATATTTCACCTTGGGACAGGCTCAGCCTATCGTTGCTGTGCAGGCGCGCCAGTCAGTTCCAGCGCTACCTGAGATCTCGAGCACTGCCGGCAATCGGCGGGCGATTTCCGGTCGAGACCTGCTATATAGCCTGCCAGAGCCGTTTAATATGTCAAACGAAGCCGACGAAAAACGTAAAAAATAATGGCCGATTTTTATCGGTTTTTAATTGTTAACTGATTGATATTTATAGATATTTTCTAGCAGATAAAAATATTTTCTGGTTCAGCATCTAAAACGAGTGTTCAGAATGCTGGACCATTGCGCCCGACATGGGAGCCTCGTCCTAGAGGGTCGTCGCCTTGCCCTGGCTATCCAGCTCGAACACCTTGTTGCGCATCAGCCGCTCCCTTAACCAACGCTTGGCTTTGCCCCGGCCTTGCCGACGCGGCCAGATCAGGTCCACGCCCACCAGCCAGTCCGTATGGGGATAGGCCACGAGATCCAGCTCCATCAGATCACCGACGGCCAGCTCCCGATGGATCAGTTGGCGGGGCAGGGTGGCCCAGCCGAGGCCGGCGCGCACCATCTCCAACAGCGCCATATAGCTTTCTGCCTGCCATAACTGGGTGGAACGCAGGTATTCACTGCTGGGCAGTTTGTTGGCGTGGGCACTGAAAGCCAGTCGCCTATGGGCGTGCAGGTCGGCAAAGCTGACCTGGGCCAGCTGCGCCAGCGGATGTGAAGGGTGGGTGACGTGCACCATGATCAGCTTGCCCAACTGCTGGAACTCCAACTCCCGTGGGTATTCAGGTTGGGAGAAGGCGATGCCCATCTCGACTTCGCCCTTCTGCACCATGCCTGCCACATCGCCATACACCGGGTGGCGGACGACCAGGTCGACATAGGGAAAAACCTGCTCGAAGTCGCGCAGTACCGGCATCACGGTGTTGTAGGGCACCTCGATGGCCAGCGTCAGGCTCGGCTCGGTCTCCACTGTCAGACTGTCGGCATGGCCTTCCAGAGCCAGGCAACGCTCCAGTACAGCCTCGGCCTCCAGCAGAAGCTTCTGACCGGCAGCGGTCAGTGCGGGAATGCGCGTGGACCGGTCGAACAGCTCCACGCCCAGGTCGGTTTCCAGGTTGGCGATGGCGGCACTGACCGTCGACTGCGTGCGCCCCAGCCGGCGCGCCGCCGCGGAGAAGGAGCCCGCCTGGGCAACGGTGACCAGCACCTGCAACTGATCCAGTGAAAAACGCATGGCGAACTTCCATTGATCCATCGATAGAAACGATGGTTATTCATTTGTTCCATCGTCAGCAAGCAGGGAATATGCCCCGCAGCCAGCACTGCCTCCTCGAATCGCTGGGCAACCCACACCCAAGAACAAGAACACGTTGCTTTGCAGGAGTACCTCCATGAACCATCCGCACCCGGTGGACCAGCTGCTTCCCGTTCGCCAACTCGTTACTTACGGCCTGCAACATGTGCTGGTGCTATATGCCGGCGCCGTGGCCGTGCCTCTGATCCTCGGCAGCGCACTGGGGCTTTCCAGCGCCGAAGTGGTGTTGCTGATCAACGCCAACCTGCTCACTTCGGGCATTGCCACCCTGATCCAGACCCTCGGTTTCTGGCGCTTCGGCGCGCGCCTGCCGCTGGTGCAGGCCTGCTCCTTCATCGCGCTTGCGCCGATGATCATGATCGGCAAGTCCTACGGACTGACCCAGGTGTTCGGTGCGGTGATCGCCGCAGGGGTCATTACCATTGCCCTGGCACCCGTGTTCAGTCGTCTGCTGAGGTTCTTCCCGCCGGTGGTGATCGGCAGCCTGATCACCATCATCGGTATTTCGCTGATGCCGGCGGCGGCCATCTGGCTGGGGGGCGGCAACCCCGGCGCGGAGGATTTCGGCAAGCCCGCCAACTTGCTGCTCGGTCTTGCCACGGTCGCCGTCACCCTGGTGATTCATGCGCGATTCTCGGGCTTCGTCGGCAATCTCAGCGTATTGATCGGGTTGTTCGCCGGTAGTTTGATTGCCGCTGCCTTCGGTATGACCGACTTCGGCCGGGTAGGGGAGGCGGCCTGGTTCGAACTGTCCATGCCGATGGCCTTCGGTGCGCCGGAATTCTCCCTGACGCCCATTCTGATCATGACCCTGGCGATGCTGGTGATCATGGCCGAGACCACTGGTAACTGCCTGGCCATCGGCAAACTCACCGGCCGCACCATCACCCAGCGCACCTTGGGCGACGCGTTCCGCGCAGACGGCCTGTCCACGATGATCGGTGGACTGTTCAACAGTTTTCCCTACAACGCCTTCACCCAGAACACCGGCCTTATCGCCCTTTCCAACATCAAGAGTCGCTTCGTGGTGGCTGCCGCGGGTGGACTGATGATCCTCATGGGGCTGTTTCCCAAGCTCGGCGCGCTGATCGCCGCCGTGCCCACGCCAGTGCTCGGCGGCTGCGCCATCGTGATGTTCGGCATGACCACGGTGGCTGGCATACAGGAGCTGTCGCGAGTGCGCTTCGAGGGTACCCGCAATGCCCTGGTGGTAGCAGTGTCGGTGAGCGTCGGCGTGCTGCCCATGTCCTTTCCGGCCCTCTTCGAACACTTCCACGGCGCGCTGCGCCTGGTGCTGGAGAGCGGCATCTTCCTCGGCGCACTGAGCGCCATCGTCCTCAACCTCCTGCTGAACCGGGAGGCGTCCGCCAGCCAGGGCGAAACCGCCAAGCTGGCCGACTGATTCGCGCATTCGCGCCTTTACTGCCAAGGAGCCATCCATGACTTTCAGCAACCTCGTTCCCGCCGGCGTCAACGAACTCGATCTGGAACTGCTGCGCCTGTCCATCCGCCTGTCCGAGGAGTCCCGCGAACGCGGCCGGCATCCGTTCGCCGCAGTTGTGGCCGATCGCAGCGGCAGGGTCATCGCCCAGGCCGGAAACAACTCCATGCCGCCGGAAGGCGACCCGACCCAGCACGCCGAACTGGCTGCGGCCGCCCAAGCCGCCAAGGTGTTGAGCCCTGATGAGCTGGCCCATTGCACGCTCTACACCAGCGCCGAACCTTGCTGCATGTGTGCTGGCGCGGTGTACTGGACTGGCATCGGGCGCGTGGTCTACGCATTGTCGGAACACGCGCTGCTGGGCCTGACCGGCGCCCATCCGGAGAACCCCACCTTCTCCCTGCCGTGTCGTGAGGTGTTCGCGCGCGGTCAGCGCGAAGTCGCAGTGCTGGGACCGATGCTGGAGACCGAAGCCGCTGCCGCTCATGAGGGGTTCTGGACGTGAGTGGTGGCATCTCCATCCATGTGGTGGATGTCGCCAGCGGCTCCGTGGCCCAGGGGCTTGCCCTGCGCCTGGAGCGGCTGGAGGGAGATGTGCGCGAGCTGATCTGCTCCGGCCGTATCGGCGTCAATGGTCTGCTGGACGAACTGGCTGGACTTACCGATCGCTGCCGTCCCGGTGTCTATGAAGTCCGTTTGCAAGTGGCGGACTTCTACCGGGCGCGTGGGGTGCAGCTGCCTGAGCCGCCGTTCCTCGACGAAGTGGTTTACCGCTTCGGCACCGCCGATGCCGCGCAGCATTACCACCTGCCATTCAAGCTCACCGGCTGGGGGCTTTCCTGCTTCCGTGGCGGGGCCTGAACGCTGCGCCTTTCGCAGGTTGAGTCGGGCGGCGTTCCGCGAGCGAAGCGAAACCCAACGAGTCACTGGCCCGGCCCATGTTGGGCTTCGCTGCGCTCAGACCAACCTACGGCAGGACTGCGTCCTGCCTCGCGAATGAATTCGCTCCCATCAGCGCTGTCTTTCATGCCATGTTTTCCCGGCATTAATCGCAAGGCAGCCCCCTTCATGAGCAACTTCGTTCCTCGCATCGTCATCCTTGTAACGCTCCTGGCCCTGGCCGCCTGCGGCACGCAACGACCGGAGGAGCTGGTGCTGCGACCGGCCGAGGTGCGTGCCAAGGTCGTGAAGCTGATGCCGGCCAAGGTGCCGGACCGCCAGGGTTGGGCCGCCGATATCCAGGCCGCCTTCGCCGCCCAGGACATCGCCCCCAGCGACAGCAACCTTTGCGCGGTGCTGGCTGTCACCGAGCAGGAGTCCACCTACCAGGTGGACCCACAAGTGCCCGGGCTGGCGAAGATCGCCCGGCAGGAAATTCTGCGCCGCGCCGGTGGCCTGCACGTACCGGCCTTCGTGGTGAACTCCGCCCTAAAGCTCGACTCGCCTACGGGCAAGACCTACGACCAGCGCCTGTCGGCCGCGCGCACGGAAAAGGAGCTGAGCGCCATTTTCGATGACTTCATCGGCATGGTGCCCCTCGGCCGGCAGCTGTTCGGCAACTTCAACCCGGTGCACACCGGCGGCCCGATGCAGGTGAGCATTGCCTTCGCCGAGGCCAGCGCCAAGGACTACCCCTACCCGGTCAAGGGTTCCATTCGCCAGGAAGTGTTTACCCGTCGTGGTGGCATGTACTTCGGCATCGCCCACTTGCTGGGCTACCCGGCGCACTACCCGAAGCAGCTGTACCGCTTCGCCGACTTCAACGCTGGCTGGTACGCCAGCCGTAACGCTGCCTTCCAGAGCGCAGTGAGCCTGGCCTCAGGGATTGCACTGGCGCTGGACGGTGACCTGGTCATCCACGGCTCCAGCAAGGCCGGCTCCACTGAGCTCGCAGCACGCGCGCTGCAGCGGCAACTGGATCTCAGCGATTCGGCCATCCGCCGTGCGCTGCTCAAAGGCGACACCCTGGAGTTCGAGGAAACCGACCTGTACGAGCGGGTGTTCGCCCTGGCGGAGAAAGTCGAGCGGCGCAAATTGCCCCGCGAGGTGATGCCGGGCATCGACCTGAAGAGCCCGAAGATCACCCGCAAGCTCACCACCAAGTGGTTTGCCGAGCGGGTGGATGGGCGCTACCAGGGCTGCATGAAACGCGCGTCAGGGCTCTGAGCGTCAGGTCAGAGGAAGGCCTTGGAGTAGGTGCCGCGCTCCATGTCCTGCATCTGCACGCTGAGCTGCACATCCAGGCCGTCGGGCTTGCTGAAATTCTGCTCGATGGCTTCCAGCACGCCACGGGAGAGCGCCTGCTTGACGTTCTCCGGGCGACCGGAAAGCAGCCACAGCGTGGCATGCACGAAGCCTCGACCATCGCTGGTGGTGCCCACCAGGAAATGCTCGTGGCGTACGGCGCGGCTCTTGATGTCCGCTTCGGAGAAATGGCCGGTTTCGGCCAGGAAGCCATTGCAGGCTGCGAGGGTGGCGGCGGCATCGAAGCCGGGGAGGTTCGCGCTGTATTCGATGACGAGATGGGGCATGGGGCGTTCCTGTTCTTTAGGTTGATCGTGTCCCGCTCGCCTCAGGCGCCCGGCTGTGAAGCGCTTTCCGCCTCCAGGGCGTGCCACAGCAAAGGCACCGCGCCCACTGGGAGGCGTCCGCCCGGGCCCCGGAGAATGCCGAACACCTCTTTCCGCAGGTGCGCCAGGTCGGTGTGGATCAGCCGCGCGTAGCGAATCGCGCAGTGGCCCAGGTCGTTGGCTTCCAGTCCCTGGCGGGTGCGATTGAACAGGCACAGCTGCTTCAGGCGCAAGCGGGAAACCAGTGCTGGGAGGGCAGCGATCATGGGGGATGACTAAAGGTTATCGCGGGATCAGAAGCTCTCATTAGGCAGGCCTGCCGGGGATTCGTAAAGTCCCCGCCAACACCCAGCAATGAGAGTCATCGTCATGAGACTGATCCAGTTCGAGAGCACATCCGGCCAGCGCCATGTGGGCGTGATCGAGGGCGAGAGGGGGCGGTTGGTGCGCGGAGCCGCCACCACCCGCGCCCTGGCCCTGGCCGCCATCGCGGCGCGCTCCGGCCTGCAGGACGAAGTCCTGACTCGCGGCACCGAGCCCGGACCGAACTACCGCTTACTACTGGAATCCGCCGTTCGCGATGGCCACCTTCAACCCACCAGGTCAGGGAGACGAGCATGACCGTCATCACTGGTTTCAACTTCATCGCTGGCGGCCGCAGCGCCGCCGGCGCCGTCACCGTGCAGAGCTTCGATGCCACCAGCGGCGAAGCGCTGCCCCATGCCTTCCACCAGGCCACCGAAGCCGAGGTGGATGCCGCGGCGCGAGCTGCCGAGTCGGTCTATCCCGCTTTTCGCAGCCTGCCTGCCAGCCGCCGCGCCGAGTTCCTCGACGCCATTGCCGATGAACTGGACGCCCTGGGCGACGATTTCATCGCCACCGTGTGCCGCGAAACCGCGCTGCCAACCGGCCGCATCCAGGGCGAGCGCGGCCGCACCAGTGGCCAGATGCGCCTGTTCGCCACCGTGCTGCGCCGGGGCGATTTCTATGGCGCCCGCATCGACCGTGCGTTGCCGGAGCGCAAACCCCTGCCGCGCCCGGACCTGCGCCAGTACCGCATCGGTGTCGGCCCGGTTGCCGTGTTCGGCGCCAGTAACTTCCCCCTGGCCTTCTCCACGGCCGGTGGCGACACCGCCGCTGCCCTGGCCGCTGGTTGCCCGGTGGTGTTCAAGGCCCACAGCGGCCACATGGCAACTGCCGAATGGGTGGCCGATGCCATCGTTCGCGCGGCAGAGAAAACCGCCATGCCGGCGGGGGTGTTCAACATGATCTACGGCGGCGGAGTCGGCGAGTGGCTGGTCAAGCACCCGGCGATCCAGGCCGTGGGCTTCACGGGTTCTCTGCGCGGCGGTCGTGCCCTCTGCGACAAGGCAGCGGCGCGTCCGCAGCCGATCCCGGTGTTCGCCGAGATGAGCAGCATCAACCCGGTCCTGCTGTTGCCCGAAGCCCTCAAGGCCCGTGGTGAGCAGGGTCGCTTCGCCGAGATGAGCAGCATCCCGCGTCCTCGCTGTGCCGCACCCGAAGGCGCCGTGTGAGCAGGTCGCCGCCGAACTGGCCGCTTCCGTGGTGCTGGGGGCAGGGCAGTTCTGCACCAATCCTGGCCTGGTGATCGGCATCCGTTCGCCGGAGTTCAGTGCCTTCCTCGAACGTTTCGCCTCTCTCATGAGCGACCAACCGGCGCAGTCCCTGCTCAACGCTGGCGGCCTGAAGAGTTACTGCCATGGCCTGGAGAACCTTCACCAACACCCCGGCATCACTCACCTGGCGGGCAACCGGCAGGAAGGCAGCAAGGCCCAGGCCCAGCTGTTCAAGGCCAAGGCCAGCCTGCTGCTGGACGGGGATGAACTGCTTCAGGAGGAAGTATTCGGTCCTGCGACCGTGGTCGTCGAAGTGGCCGACAAGGCCGAACTCACCCGCGCCCTCCAGGGATTGCGCGGCCAGCTCACCGCCACCCTGATCGCCGAACCGACCGACCTCGCCGCCTTCGGTGAGCTTTCCAGCCTGCTGGAGCAGAAGGTCGGACGCTTGCTGCTCAACGGTTACCCGACCGGCGTGGAAGTCTGCGATGCCATGGTTCATGGTGGGCCGTACCCGGCCACCTCTGATGCACGCGGCACCTCGGTCGGAACCTTCGCCATCGACCGTTTCCTGCGTCCGGTGTGCTACCAGAATTACCCGGACGCGTTGCTGCCGGACGCGCTGAAGGACGCCAATCCGCTGGGCATTCAGCGGTTGGTTGACGGGCAGAGTACGCGCGACGCACTCCAGGGGTGACTCGTCGGGGCCACCACTGAATCTCCATCCGGTGCGACGCCCGAGGCACGCGCCGTGTGGGGGATGCCGGCTTCATTCCGGGGGCTGCTAGATTCAGGAAGGTCGGCGAAGGTCCGGAGATCATTCCACCATGACTGAAGAACAGCAGAAAAAACGGCTGGATGACGATATTTGCGTCCATATCTTTGCTGCATCGGCGGCGATGGTCGGCGTCTGCATTACCGTCATCGGCATCTTCCAGGTCGTGGTTGCACTCAAACGCGAGGACGCGGTCGGGGACGACCTGCTGGCAATCAACGCCATCCTCTACCTGACCACGGCAATCCTCTCCTACTGGGGCCTGCGAACGCGGAAGTTGAATCGCAATCACCTGCTGGAACAGGTGAGCGATGCCTTGTTCCTGATCGCCCTGGCCTTCACCACAGTGGTTGCCGGCCTGATTGCCTGGACCATTACCCTGGATTGAGTCGAACTTTTCGATTCAGTCGTCCGTCCCTGCGCGCGGCTTGGCTGCGGGGCTCGGGGTGTAGAACAGGAAACGCCTGGTCTGCGCAGTCTCGACGTACTCGTGGGCCCAATCCGGTGAAACGTCGCGGTCATGGAAGTACAGCGCGCCGCCGGTGCGGTCCTTCAGTTGGCCGTTGAGCGCCTTGCGCGCAATTTCCGTGGCCAGTTCGTAGCGATCTTCCTCCACCACTTCGTCGGGGCGGCCGTCGCACCACCAGGAAAACTGGCAGCTCTTGGTTTCCGAACCCTGCTTGACCACGGCGCAGACCGTATCGGGAAAGTCGTCGCTGGCCAGCCGGTTCATCACGACATTGGCGACCGCCTCCATTTCGTGCGGCGGCTCGCCCTTGGCTTCCCAGTAGATGGAGCGGGCGAGGCAGGTGATGGCGTCATCCAATGGCGCCTCGCCAGCCGGGTCAACCGCTTGTGCCTCGCTGGGGGTAATGGGGGCGGTCTTGCCGCTGGTTGGTGGTTCGTCCCTGGCTGCCTTATCTTCCAGAACTTCGGCTTTGTTCTCTGCCGCCTGGGCCTTCTGCTGAGTGTCTGTGGCTGATGCGTAACCCCCCAGGAGCAAGGCGGCTACGCAGAGTGACCCTGCTATCCAGCGCATGTTGGACCTCGCTGATGCCATGACATCGAAGCCGTCACGTGACAGCGAGGAACGGGACGGCAGTCGGCGAGTATGCGTCGCTGGGCAGACCCGCTTGAGGGATAGACTGCGCCCCCTGCTATTCATTCCAACTAAAGGCACTGGAGCCCACGGGCGGCGTGGCGTCTCGCTGTTTCACCCGTTTTGTTCAGGGTGCCTGGTGGTCAGTGTTCCATCACATAGGTGCCGGGCGCTGCGCAGAGTGGCGGGTACTTGCGCGAGCCGGCTTTCTTCGGTGCCGCAAGGCTCTCGCCCGAGCGTTGCTGGATCCACTCACGCCAATGGGACCACCAACTGCCCTGTTGCCGCTCGCCGGCGTTCTGCAACCAGGATTCCGGGTCGCTGAAACTGGCCGGCGCTGCATAGTAGAACGACTTCGGATTGCCCGGTGGGTTGACCAGGCTCTGCAGGTGCCCGGCATTGGACAGCACGTAGGTGGCGTCCTCGCCGAACAGGCGGGCCGTGCCGTAGCAGCCTTGCCACGGCGTGATGTGGTCGGTGGTGCCGCCGATCACGTAGGCACCGACCTTCACCTGGGTCATGTCGATGGATTCGCCGGCAATCGAAAGGGTTCCCGGATTGCTGTAGGGGTTCTGCTGGACCAGATCGAGGTAGTCCGCATGCAACTGTGCCGGCAAACGTGTGGTGTCGTTGTTCCAGGCGAGGATATCGAAGGCGGGCGGCTTGTTGCCCAGCAGGTAGTTGTTGACCCAGTAGTTCCAGATCAGGTCGTTGGGGCGCATCCAGGCGAACATACGCGCCATGTCCTGGCCGCTCAGCACGCCCTTGCGCTTCGAACTGGCCTTGGCGGCACGCAGCGCGGCCGGAGTCGCGAATAGCCCGAGGGTGGTGTCGTCCAGCGCGGACGGCATGTCGAGCACGCACACTGCCCAGCTGGTATTGGCCACCTTGTGGCCCTCACCACGGGCCGCGAGCCAGCCCAGGTAGGCCGCCAACGTGATTCCGCCGGAACAGGAGCCCCACATGTTCACGTCCGGGCTGCCGGTGATCTGGCGCGCCACATCCACCGCCTGATCGAGGCACAGGGCGTATTCGGACAGACCCCAGTCGCGGTGGTGCTCGCTGGTGGGGTTGCGCCAGCTGATGATGAACAGGTTCACGCCGCTGTCCTGGATCCACTTGATCAGGCTTTTTTCCGGAGCGAGGTCGATGGCGTAGTACTTGTTTATCTGCGGCGGTGACATCACCAGGGGCCGCGCATAGGCGCTCCCGGTAGTGGGCGCGAACTGCAGCAGCTCGAACATCTCGTTACGGAACACCACCTCACCCTTGGATGTGGCGATGTTCTCCCCGACCTTGAACGATGTGCTGTCGACCTGCGACGCGGCAGCCCACGCTTGCCCAGGATGTCCTGGGCGAAGTGCCGAATGCCCCTGGCCAGGCTCAGGCCGCCTGTATCCACCAGCTTGCGCAAGGCCGCGGGGTTGGTAAGCGGTGAGTTGCTGGGGGCAATCGCGTCGGCCAGCAGGGACGCGACGAATTGGGCCCGGCTCTTTTCCAGCGGCGGTAGATCAGTGGATTCGATGAAACGGTTGAACTCGCCCTGGCCAGCCAGGTAGCTCTGCAACAGGGCACGCAGGAAGACGTTGGATTGCCATGCCGGATCAGCGAAACGCTTGTCCTTGGGGTCGGGTGCAATGGTGGAAGTGCCGCCGACGATGGCGCGCAGTTCCTTCAGGTACCCGCCCAGATGGGCGCCGGCCTTCAGCGGCGACTGGCCGAGTGCCTTGAGCAGATAGCCGGCCGAGCCCGCCAGGTCCGCCGCACGCACGCTGACCAGCGGATTGCCTGCCAGGGTCTGGTTCGTCGCCGTGCCAATCAGTTCATGTTGCTGCGGGTTGCAGGGGGGGGCGGCGTCTTTGCGGGGGCGACGTGGTTTGGTTGCTGCGGGGCGTTGCCTGGCAGTAGCGGTCTTCGGCGTACGGGGGGATTGGCTCATGAAACTCTCATTTTTCTTGTTCGGAAACGGTGGACGGCAGCGACTCTAGGCCCCATGGGGCGCGGGAATCGTGCATCCCACGACAGGCGTTTTTCATTTCATGACAGGGGGCGGGCGGTCCGACGAGCGCGCGCCATTCCAAGGAGCGGAGGGCCGCGAATAGCCGAATTGGCCTGGTTGCAGGCGTCGGTGCGCGTCGGGCCTGTCAGGCGCAGACCCTCGCGGGAGAGAAAAACGGGGGAGAAGGGTGGGAGGCCCGCCTGCGTTACCCGGCCTGCGAGCCCATGACCCTCGCCAGGTTTTCTGGCTGCGGCACGCCCTGCTGTACTACTTTCCCTGCTCTTCGAGGGATTCCAGGGCGCGCGCCAGGCTTGCCTGCGAAAGTTCACCCAGGTGGCTGCCGATCTGGCGGCCACCGGTGTCGTAGAACAGCGTGGTGGGCAGCGCCATGGAGCCCACCCGCTGGCCCAGCCGGTTGCCGCTATCGAGCAGGACGTTGTCCAGGGCCAGACTTTCACCATCCAGGAAACGGCTGACGGCTTCAGCTGTCTCGCCCTGATTGACGAAGAGGAACAGCGTGTCGGGATGGGCGGCCTGCGCTGCAGCCAGCACTGGCATCTCGCGTCGGCAAGGTGGGCACCAAGTGGCCCAGAGATTGATCACCAGCGGCTTGCCGGCAAGGTTGTGCAATGCCACGGGGCGACCCTCGATATCCATCAGGGCCAGTTCCGGCAGGCGTGTGCCGCGATCGAGTGCGTGCCAGGTGAGGGTGCCCAGCCCCCAACTCGCCACGCCAACAGCCATGGCGATGCCCAGCGGCTTGCGTATGGCGGGCATGCGCCACAGCAGCCAGCCACCCAGGAGCAGGGCGGCAAGCACGCCCGGCCAAGCAATGAAACCGCCGTCGCGGATGTCGATCACCCGCCAGGGCTCCTCGCGGAAGTGCTCGAAATAGGCAACCACGAAGGCCAGTCTCGCCACCAGCAACGCCAACAGCAGCAGGCGGAATAGCCAGCGCTCCGGGTTTTGGCCGTTGCGTCGGCCTATCCACCAGCCGGTGAGGGTGGCCAGCAGCAGGCTACCGAGAATCAGCACATGGGGCAGTGCCAGGGCCAGGGGTCCAATGTTCAGGGTCAGCATCGGCCACTCCGAGCCAATACTTCGACCGCCCCCTGCACCTTGTTCGTGTACCAGATCACCCGGCTCACGCCACGCGTGATGGCCACGTAGGCCAGACGCAGGCTTTCGTCCTGCATGGCCTGGTCGTAGCTGTTGCGGAAGAACCCCGAGTAGGCATAGAGCGCATTGCGCAGCGGGTGTTTCTCCGGCGGTGCGCAGTCGTCGACGATGATCGCCACTTCCGCCTGCAAGCCCTTGGCTCGGTGGATGCTGTAGGCTCGCACCGGCAGCGCCGAATCGAGCTGGGCCTGTATCTGCCGGAGTGGTTCGTTGCGCCGGGAGAGCAGCAGCACGGGATTGCGGTCGGCATTCGTGCGGCTCGCCACATGGGTGCACTGGGCCTGGATGTCCTGCACCAGCTCGGGCAGGCGCGTCTTGAGGTCGAAGCGGCTCACCAGCTTCACACCGTGGTCGCCTGGCTGCATGGCCTTGAACGCCTTGCTGCCCTTGGCCTGCTTGAAGGCCACGCCCTCCAGCACCGCTTCACCATCCCGCAGAATCGGCTCGATGGAGCGGTAGTTGGTTTCCAGCGTCAGCACGGTGCTCTTCTTCGTCTTGCCCTTGCTGGGGAAGTGTCGGTCGAAGTCCATGAACAGCTCCGGCGAGCTGCCACGCCAGCCGTAGATGGACTGCCAGTCGTCGCCAATGGCCATCAGGCTTACCGTTTGACCCTGTCGCGCCAGCGCGCGATGCAGTGCCTGCAGCCACTGGACGATCTGCGGCGAGATGTCCTGGAACTCGTCGATCAGCAGATGGCAGAAGGGCGCCAGGGCCTCGCCGGGCAGGCCGTTACCCTTGGCCAGCACTTCTCCCAGGCGCTGGAAAGCGGCATTGAAAGTCATCAGTCCCTGCTGTTGCAGCACGGCCTCGAAGTGCTTCCAGAACTGCACCAGGGCCTCGACGAAGGCGCGCTCTC
This window contains:
- a CDS encoding DUF1615 domain-containing protein, which produces MSNFVPRIVILVTLLALAACGTQRPEELVLRPAEVRAKVVKLMPAKVPDRQGWAADIQAAFAAQDIAPSDSNLCAVLAVTEQESTYQVDPQVPGLAKIARQEILRRAGGLHVPAFVVNSALKLDSPTGKTYDQRLSAARTEKELSAIFDDFIGMVPLGRQLFGNFNPVHTGGPMQVSIAFAEASAKDYPYPVKGSIRQEVFTRRGGMYFGIAHLLGYPAHYPKQLYRFADFNAGWYASRNAAFQSAVSLASGIALALDGDLVIHGSSKAGSTELAARALQRQLDLSDSAIRRALLKGDTLEFEETDLYERVFALAEKVERRKLPREVMPGIDLKSPKITRKLTTKWFAERVDGRYQGCMKRASGL
- a CDS encoding LysR family transcriptional regulator, which gives rise to MRFSLDQLQVLVTVAQAGSFSAAARRLGRTQSTVSAAIANLETDLGVELFDRSTRIPALTAAGQKLLLEAEAVLERCLALEGHADSLTVETEPSLTLAIEVPYNTVMPVLRDFEQVFPYVDLVVRHPVYGDVAGMVQKGEVEMGIAFSQPEYPRELEFQQLGKLIMVHVTHPSHPLAQLAQVSFADLHAHRRLAFSAHANKLPSSEYLRSTQLWQAESYMALLEMVRAGLGWATLPRQLIHRELAVGDLMELDLVAYPHTDWLVGVDLIWPRRQGRGKAKRWLRERLMRNKVFELDSQGKATTL
- a CDS encoding hydroxyisourate hydrolase, coding for MSGGISIHVVDVASGSVAQGLALRLERLEGDVRELICSGRIGVNGLLDELAGLTDRCRPGVYEVRLQVADFYRARGVQLPEPPFLDEVVYRFGTADAAQHYHLPFKLTGWGLSCFRGGA
- a CDS encoding 5-carboxymethyl-2-hydroxymuconate Delta-isomerase; this encodes MPHLVIEYSANLPGFDAAATLAACNGFLAETGHFSEADIKSRAVRHEHFLVGTTSDGRGFVHATLWLLSGRPENVKQALSRGVLEAIEQNFSKPDGLDVQLSVQMQDMERGTYSKAFL
- a CDS encoding nucleobase:cation symporter-2 family protein; this encodes MNHPHPVDQLLPVRQLVTYGLQHVLVLYAGAVAVPLILGSALGLSSAEVVLLINANLLTSGIATLIQTLGFWRFGARLPLVQACSFIALAPMIMIGKSYGLTQVFGAVIAAGVITIALAPVFSRLLRFFPPVVIGSLITIIGISLMPAAAIWLGGGNPGAEDFGKPANLLLGLATVAVTLVIHARFSGFVGNLSVLIGLFAGSLIAAAFGMTDFGRVGEAAWFELSMPMAFGAPEFSLTPILIMTLAMLVIMAETTGNCLAIGKLTGRTITQRTLGDAFRADGLSTMIGGLFNSFPYNAFTQNTGLIALSNIKSRFVVAAAGGLMILMGLFPKLGALIAAVPTPVLGGCAIVMFGMTTVAGIQELSRVRFEGTRNALVVAVSVSVGVLPMSFPALFEHFHGALRLVLESGIFLGALSAIVLNLLLNREASASQGETAKLAD
- a CDS encoding gamma-glutamyl-gamma-aminobutyrate hydrolase family protein, producing the protein MSNSNIGNKKQTTRKPVVLMSMGAQERKGHDYQVMTHKYIVPLVEISECVPVLVPTCCGTEDLQQYLDMADGVYLTGAGSNIDPTLYGQENLTPEKGQDKDRDLFDLPLVRAAIERGLPIFGICRGMQEINVALGGDMYQKVYAEPGFNDHRENTEDPVDVQYAPAHSVRVVQNSWLHKVLGTDTIQVNSLHGQGLKTLGKGIEAIARAEDGLVEAIHAPNLSPFLFAVQWHPEWQAAKNPDSVKIFEAFGEACRKQVERKAKGKAFDHAA
- a CDS encoding cell wall hydrolase, giving the protein MRWIAGSLCVAALLLGGYASATDTQQKAQAAENKAEVLEDKAARDEPPTSGKTAPITPSEAQAVDPAGEAPLDDAITCLARSIYWEAKGEPPHEMEAVANVVMNRLASDDFPDTVCAVVKQGSETKSCQFSWWCDGRPDEVVEEDRYELATEIARKALNGQLKDRTGGALYFHDRDVSPDWAHEYVETAQTRRFLFYTPSPAAKPRAGTDD
- a CDS encoding nucleoside deaminase — translated: MTFSNLVPAGVNELDLELLRLSIRLSEESRERGRHPFAAVVADRSGRVIAQAGNNSMPPEGDPTQHAELAAAAQAAKVLSPDELAHCTLYTSAEPCCMCAGAVYWTGIGRVVYALSEHALLGLTGAHPENPTFSLPCREVFARGQREVAVLGPMLETEAAAAHEGFWT